GTAAACCCCGTCCCCGCTGGTTGACTTTCTGGGCTCCTGCTGCGTGAGGCAGTGGCACGCGCCGAGGCCAAGGACGAGATCGCGAGCGGGGATGGGTGCGAGCCGCCTGTCCGGCAAGAGTTCTCGAAGCACCGCGAGCGCGCGCTCATCGCTCGGGACGCCGAACACGGGCACCAGGGCGACACCGTTGGCGAGATAGAAATTGGCGTAGCTGGCCGGGCAACGGAGGCCGTCGACATAGATGGGCGGTGGCATCGGCAGGGGAACGACATCCAGAGGGCGGCCGCGGGCATCTCGCATCCGCTGCAGGCGGTCCAGATTTTCGGCCAGGGGAGCGTGGTTGGCATCGGAGGGATCCGGCTCGACCGTGGCGACGACCACCAGCTCGGAGACGAAGCGGGCGATGTCGTCCACATGGCCGTCGGTGTCGTCCCCGACGATGCCGTCGCCCAGCCAGAGCACGCATTCCGCTCCGAGCCACTCGCCCAGGCGTTCCTGCATGGCCCCGATCGTACGCGGCGGTTCTCCCGGAAGACGCCGGTTCCCGTTCAGCAGGCACGAGGCCGTCGTCAGGACGGTGCCTGCGCCGTTGCCGTCGACGGATCCACCCTCGAGAACGAAGCCGGCCCGGTGGCAGGGAACGTCGCGCAGCTTGGCGATCCGGGGCGGCACGGCGTCGTCCAGATCCCAGGGCGGATACTTCTTTCCCCAGGCGTCGAAGCGGAAATCCACGGCGTGGACGTTGCCCTCGGGCTCCGCCAGGAACACGGGGCCGTGGTCCCGGACCCAGGCGTCGTTGGTCGGGATGACGTGGAGCGATACCCCACCGGAATGTCCGGATTCGGCGAGCAGGCCGGCCACGCGCTCGGCATGGGCCTCGTCCTGCACGCTGATACATACTTCTTCCGCGCCTTGGAGAGCGCCCACCATCTGGATGAGGGCT
The nucleotide sequence above comes from bacterium. Encoded proteins:
- a CDS encoding agmatine deiminase family protein, with protein sequence MKTPRELGLRWPAEWEPHHATWLAWPHNQSTWPGRLKGAEQALIQMVGALQGAEEVCISVQDEAHAERVAGLLAESGHSGGVSLHVIPTNDAWVRDHGPVFLAEPEGNVHAVDFRFDAWGKKYPPWDLDDAVPPRIAKLRDVPCHRAGFVLEGGSVDGNGAGTVLTTASCLLNGNRRLPGEPPRTIGAMQERLGEWLGAECVLWLGDGIVGDDTDGHVDDIARFVSELVVVATVEPDPSDANHAPLAENLDRLQRMRDARGRPLDVVPLPMPPPIYVDGLRCPASYANFYLANGVALVPVFGVPSDERALAVLRELLPDRRLAPIPARDLVLGLGACHCLTQQEPRKSTSGDGVYN